The window GGACAAGCCGACACGGCCTTGTGGGCGAAGGCGCAAAACCGAAAGCTACAGCGTTGTTGCTACCAGGTCGATTTCGACGCTGGCGCCGCGTGGGAGGGTAGCCACGCCGACCGTGGAGCGGGCCGGCTTTACCTTACCCAGATACTCGGCGTAGACCTCATTCATCTTTGCAAAGTTTCCCAGATCGGTCAGGTAGACCGTGGCCTTAACGACTCGGTCGAGGGAGCTGCCCCCAGCCTCCAGGACCGCCTTGAGATTTTCCAGGACCTGGCGGGTCTGAGTCGAGACATCCCCCTCGATCAGCGTCCCGGTGGTTGGATCAAGCGCGATCTGGCCGGACGTGAAGAGCAGACCATTGCATTTTATGGCCTGCTCGTAAGGCCCGATGGCTTGTGGTGCTTTCTCAGTGTGTACCGCCTCACGTGACATTCGCTCCTCCTGATACCCCTGTGACCCTCCGGTGCCCCTCACCCTGACCCTCTCCCCAGAGGGGCGAGGGGAGAGTGTGGGATTCGCCTCTCTTACTCCTACGCGTTCACGGCGCCGACGACATCATGAATGGTGGTGGCTAGTGA of the Candidatus Methylomirabilota bacterium genome contains:
- a CDS encoding RidA family protein; translated protein: MSREAVHTEKAPQAIGPYEQAIKCNGLLFTSGQIALDPTTGTLIEGDVSTQTRQVLENLKAVLEAGGSSLDRVVKATVYLTDLGNFAKMNEVYAEYLGKVKPARSTVGVATLPRGASVEIDLVATTL